AACGATTTAAATATATTCGATACCTTTGTCCCCGCAAATGATTAAAGAATAGAAATATGAACTATTACGAACTGAGATTTACATACGAATCGCCTATCGAAACGACGGTCATCAGCGATGTGCTGGCATCCGAACTGGGAGAGATCGGTTTTGAAAGTTTCACTGAAAACGAAGACGGCCTGCAGGCTTATATCTCCGATCAATTATATAATGTAAAGGCATTGGACGACAAACTGAAAGAGTTCCCTCTGGAAAACGTGACGATCCGTTACACCGAACAACTTATCGAAAGCAAGGACTGGAACGAGGAATGGGAAAAGAATTACTTCAAGCCCATCCGCATCGGCAACGAATGCATCATCCGCGCCTCTTTCCACGAACCGGAACCAGGCTATACATATAATATTATAATAGACCCCAAAATGGCTTTCGGGACAGGTAACCACGAGACGACTTTCCTGATGATCAGTGAAATGCTGAAGCTGGACCTCGAAGGTAAAGACCTGCTCGATATGGGTTGCGGAACGGCTGTTCTCGCCATCCTTGCCAAAATGAAAAAAGCCGGCAAGGTGGTCGGTATCGATATCGACGAATGGGCTTACAACAATGCGCTGGAGAATGTCCGCCTGAACAATACCGAAAACATACAGGTCGCATTGGGCGGAGCCGAACAAATCCCGGCTTTCGGAACATTCGATATCGTCTTTGCCAA
This is a stretch of genomic DNA from Parabacteroides chongii. It encodes these proteins:
- the prmA gene encoding 50S ribosomal protein L11 methyltransferase — its product is MNYYELRFTYESPIETTVISDVLASELGEIGFESFTENEDGLQAYISDQLYNVKALDDKLKEFPLENVTIRYTEQLIESKDWNEEWEKNYFKPIRIGNECIIRASFHEPEPGYTYNIIIDPKMAFGTGNHETTFLMISEMLKLDLEGKDLLDMGCGTAVLAILAKMKKAGKVVGIDIDEWAYNNALENVRLNNTENIQVALGGAEQIPAFGTFDIVFANINRNILLNDIQHYTSCMKPGALLFMSGFYTQDIPAIEDECKRNGLNLISHTEKNNWVAVKTQKQ